The DNA window AGGATGAGCCCTCAGATGTATAGTGTCAGAATAAAGCAGAGGAAAAGAATGTGTGtactaaaaacaaaaccatctgCGTGATGGGAGATTATGGAAACTGTTCTGCTGATTCTGATGTAATTGGATTATTATTGTTGCTGTTTGTTCAGAGTGCACTCAGCCGATTGAATGCCTCCGTCATATTACTCTGACCACGTCTTGTTCCTCTTTCCCTCAGTAAAGACAAGGTGCGGGTAGCAGAAGGAACCGCAGTGGTTCAAGACCAGAGAGAACCTTCCAGACTCGGAGTCAGCTTCTCGTATTGTGAGcgctcttcttcatcttcacgctcttcacatttttgccattgtcttcctccccttcctcttcttctttgtcagtTCTTCTTTTTCAAGGAAATCTTCTGTTCCTtggttttctcttgttttcgaTAATATATTCATAATTAAAGTAAGTAACAGCTCAACGGTTGCTGAAGGGAAATGTACAAAGCTCTGTGGGAAGACCTTCCCCTCATCGCTCACTTCTGAGCTGGTCCTGCTCCACGAGGTCACGTACCCTGtgaatgatgatgtcatcggctGACAAGTGATGCAGCAGCCTCTCTGCTTTTGTGATGACAACGCCTCTCTGTGTAAACATGTGGTTCCTTCTGGATTCCTCCTCACTGAGTCTGCTGTTTAAATGCTGGATCATCAATATGCAGATGACGCTCTCCTTTGTGCGTGATTGAATCTGAAAGCAAATGCCTCAAAGTtggaactaaataaaagtattagaagccccccccaaaaaaacagactCATATTTAACTCAACATTAAACATTTATGTTTCAGATCTTGAGAATGACTGAACAATCCTTCCTCTGTAATCTCCTGAATAATTTAATCCAAAGCTTTCTCAAACGTCCCCGTCTCACGTATTTAATGgttttgcattgttttcatgGGACAACATCTCATAAacgttgctttttaaaaaaatctctgtCTTTTGCTCCCAGTTACGCCCTACAGCCCGTACCTGGTTCTGACCACTGACTACACCAGCCTGTCCGTCGTCTACTCCTGCACCAGCATCCTCAACATCTTCCACTACGACTACGCCTGGATCCTCGGCCGCTCTCGCTTCCTGCCGTGGGAGACCGTGAGATACGCCGAGGAGCTGCTGACCAAGGAAGGGATCGACCTGTACAGGATGAAGCCCACAGATCAGACGGGCTGCAAGGACACCTAGAGGTCCACAGCACGGGCCGAGCATCAGTACTGGACCAGTACGCTCTGGTGTTGCAAATCCCCATCGAATCTCTGCATGGTTCACTTTGATTTCCACTATTTATCCAGCATCGCCCCAAGCCTCATGTTGTGACTTTTGTCTACctacaaataaacatcaatgCTCAAGGAAGTTGCGTTCATTGTGTTGTGATGTTACGTGATGTGAAATGTGTGTAACATAAGGGTTAGTTATTTGTATATTAAATCTGAATCATGAATCAGTATATCGTCACGCTCTGCGAGAGgctcggctgtgtgtgtgtgtgtgtgtgtgtgtgtgtgtctgtgtgcggatGCACGTGTGCGTGGTGAAAGTCCACCGGCGCTTCTTGAGCTCCCCACCCAGAAGACCCGAGTCcaccagcagagcagcagcacctctttgCACGTCTTCACGGATCATTTACAGGTAAACATCTTAGTGTCATTCTACTTTGACTGAGTTGTGATTTTAGGAATTAGGAATTATTATTCTGCATGTTCTTAAAACCACATCATGTGCCGTTTCTTCATTTAGGGGGGAAAGATGAAGCTGTTGATCTGCCTCAGTGTTCTCCTCTTGTCTGCTTGTCAACTCAGTGAGTTAATTATGCTTCAGTTTGATATTCATTCCCACTAAAGTTAAATTAGTTTGAATGTAGAAAAAAAGCCGGTTGAAAAGTAAGAAAACCCAATTTGATATGATACATAAATGCAGAGACGTGCATAGCGCTGTATGAACAATGTATGATGGTTTTTGGTGACTGCATGTGTACAAAGAGGACTTTGtgaaatgattcattatttGGGCCCTCagactgtgtgcgtgcgtctagttgtgtgtctgtgtgtggttctgtgAGTGCGAAATAGTCAGCAATAATATTTGAGGAGGGGGAAGGTATTCCGCAGCCCTCTGTGAGGAAGCTCAGTTTTTCACTTGAATCACCGTCTTTGTGCCGGGAAGCTTTGGAATGCTCGGGAATGTTAACTTTGTCcccactttctccctctctctctcccctcacagAGGCCAGAGTCATCCAAGACGGaggtactatatatatatatatacacacgtctCATTTTAAATGCCTTCATATTTTGCAACGAAcacaaaaatgattaaaacgTATTACTTTTGTTGCAGCTGCAGAGGTGTGCCTCATTATAACTACTTATAACGACCTGCTGGGTAGTTTAATAATCCCCAGATATACATCATTTATTCGTAGATCTATATTTTGCATTAATAATCACCGTGTGCAGAGTAAACAAGACTAGATTTTATTGCGTATTGTGAAATGGAACTTCTCAAGTAAGGAACGTGTTGTTAAATTCCAACGACCTGTTGCATTTTCAAGTCAAGGTTTGGCTCATTTTTTTCGTCGGTGgaaaatcttttcttttcacacacataAGCTACACGTTCACACCCTTCCTCTGAGGGTTGTGCAAATACATTCTGGAATTCTCgttaaataaacacactgaACTGGTTGAAGCTGAAGATCAGGCAGATCCAGACCAGCAGAATGTGGTGTATGAAAGTATATCAGTGAATTAGTCCTTCCAGTCGTCTTCTGTCCTTCACTGACTTCACTGTGTGTCCCCAGCGCCCTATGAAGAACCAGTAGCTGTTCCTTACTGGCCCTACTCCACCTCTGACTTCTGGAACTACGTTGAGTACTTCAGGTCCATCGGTGCCTACAACCACATCAACGAGATGGCCCGGGCCTTCTTCGCCCACCAGCACCTCGGGGACACCCTGGGATATGAGACCAATGCAGGACACGAACACTGAAGTGGGCCAGAACGGAGGCAgcgggagggagaagaggggaagGAGCCAATGTGATGAcctgcatgaataaaaaaagggaatggCTCTCTGAGAAAGGAGAGATGACGACAATGACGAGAAATAAGGAAATAAATACGCAGCAAACCTAATGAGGTGGATACTTTCACAAGTATGTCACTGTATATTGGGTAGTTATGTAGAAATGTAGGGTATGTAGCTTTTCTAGGTGATCATATATTATCGTTGTGTAATATGTCACAAACAAttaaacattttccaaatacgtaaaaaaaaattatacaactttgttatgtttttttctttttatatgaaCTATTTTTAATCATCAGATCCTCTTCTCTGTAATTGAATGGTTGCTTTCTTTCACCATGTGTATATTTTTAGGAACTTGTAATTAACTTTCATGTAAATCTCTTTATTACACaccaaaataatgcaaaaaaaatgctCAAATGACTTTAAAGGTTTTTCAACTAAACATCTACACGGTCGACGTCCTGTTCCATGCAATGCAACATAATTTGTTGAAATAGTATCCTTtgataatgtttgtttttttgcgtcATTCTAGAAAGAATGGCTTTACTCACCAACATTAATACCTGTATTCAGGGATGAATAGTTTATAATGATGAAATGAATTTagttaaatgttaaaaggaCAAACTGCTCATCTTACACTCTGCAGTCTGTGGACCGGAACCATTAAAACAAGCTAGTTCGACACAGCCGAGCCCAATTTAGTGCtgcacacatttgttttgtttccgtGTGCCAAAGCTAGCCCAGCTAGCAGcaagctcaaacacacacaaagtccttTCCGCTGTGTTCTTTCAGCTGAACTGAAACTCCGCCGCAATGAAACCCGCCGTGGACGAGATGTTCCCCGAAGGAGCCGGACCCTACGTGGACCTGGACGAGGTGCGACCAGGGTCACATTCGGGCTagtgctagctagctagcttagcaacGTTACTGCTGGTGGATATAGTCGGACATGTTTCTTTTCTGGGAAAATAATAATGATCGTAACCATCACGATAATGCGTTATGTTGATGGAGAAAGTAAGACGAGTTTCATGACCCACCAGGCTTTCTATGCAGTCCGTAAAGACACGTAACGTTAAGGTgcttttttgctttattttgtgtATTAACGTTGCGTTACTTCAGATCTGCGTTACACATTTGTAAAGTTGGATCCATCAGACCCGCAACACAACGTATCCCCTTCGTCCAATGTCTGAATCCTTCCACACTAGACTGATGTCTGCTTGGTGAATGTGGGGAAGTTCTTTCTTAGCAGAAGTCGTATAGAGGGATTCGCACTGTGCTAGACTGcagttttaaaatatatatatatatatatatatatatatatatatatatatatatatatatatatataatatacatgttacattttaataatgCCCCTGTCCCCTAGTAGCCTCTTTATCCCTCGTAGTACTATTTATTAAAGGGACGCATGTGTGGTTCGCTGATGGCTTTTAACTggttgtgctgctgtgtgttggcAGGCAGGGGGCAGCAGCGGGCTGCTGATGGACCTGGCAGCCAATGAGAAAGCGGTGCACTCTGATTTCTTTAATGGTCAGACGCAGTTTTCGCTTCTTATTCCccccatcttctctttctaaaTGATCACATTTTGTGTTCTCTTTAAGTATTCTGCGCTGTAAACACAGTAGTGCGATATGTCGGCAGGACGGCGTGCAAAGCTTTCTGTCGTCGGCACAAGTGAAACACaaatcttattattattttgcgtTGTGACGCAAAAGTCTCAGGTAGCAACTTAAATTCCATGATTTGTATCACAACTGAAATTACAAAAATCCACGGCACACACACCAGGTGATGCAACAGACACAAGTCTCATTTGAGTTGAAGAAGTAAACCCTTTCTAATGTGTAGCTTCAATACTAGTGATGCaagtaaataacatttttttttcttgaacgTTATCTATCAGCAGACGATAACGGTCACAatttaaaagtcaaaatatttgcATTGTCTCACTAGGAGTTTGTAGTTGCACACGTCAACTTCAACATACTTAAATATTCCAATATTTATTAACGGGGGActgaaaataggaagaaaagtGGATTATTGATGAACTGCATTGGAATTGAAGTTTTAATTTAAGCACAATAATCCAGCTTCTCTCGTTGAGCCAATTGTCTTTCCAAATTTACCCTCTAAAATCGTGTCAACTCTGTAAACACCCGTTTCACaccctgaaacaaacacacacacacacacacacacacacacaagaggacTCAGTGAAACACTTAAGCTGATCTGTTTTCCGTCTTCCAGCGTCGGCTTCGGGCAAAACAATTTGGGCTCAGCAGCACATGACCCAGAAAGAAAAGAGCTGATTGTTAAAAAggagagaatgaaagaaaagaacgaGGGAAGCTAAGCGAGGACGACGGTAAAGTGGGTTTTATAGTCGTTCTCAGACTGAAACTCAGCGGGACACCTCGCCAGTCAGctgctttaaaacacacacacggttacaTCTCCTTGGTGGTTAACGCGGCTAAAACTGCCATTCAGTGGAAATAAGCACCAACAGGAAATTGAGTCCTACAAGGGCCCTTCGTGCTATTAATGTGTCAAAGGAAGGAATGAATGGAAAGAATACATGCAGCATGAACAAAAGCTTTAACACAATGTaatcaatttttaaaaatcttcGTCGACTAAGATCAAAACCTCCGCTTGGTTTACAAAGCGACCATATTGTTCTTATAGCCACTCATCTTTTTATGTGTGTACCAAACACATCTGCAAGTCAACATCTGGAGTAAACATCAACAAACGGGGAGAAAGCGCTCCGCTGTTCTAAAAAGTCGGGTTCAAAGGTCAGCGTAACAGTGCGACACACCGTACATTTCAAACCGTGAATAAAAGGAGACTCCCAGTGCCGCAGCGGCTTCTGTTTAAACGTTGCAAGGGGTTATGGGTAGCCGAGG is part of the Gasterosteus aculeatus chromosome 21, fGasAcu3.hap1.1, whole genome shotgun sequence genome and encodes:
- the LOC120812102 gene encoding apolipoprotein D, with translation MSAVYLLLLLPLVSTQTFHWGGCPAPKVQPNFNLPQYLGRWYEIEKLPSTYERGKCIEANYAFRKDGTIQVLTSRLRKDKVRVAEGTAVVQDQREPSRLGVSFSYFTPYSPYLVLTTDYTSLSVVYSCTSILNIFHYDYAWILGRSRFLPWETVRYAEELLTKEGIDLYRMKPTDQTGCKDT
- the otos gene encoding otospiralin, which translates into the protein MKLLICLSVLLLSACQLKARVIQDGAPYEEPVAVPYWPYSTSDFWNYVEYFRSIGAYNHINEMARAFFAHQHLGDTLGYETNAGHEH
- the cops9 gene encoding COP9 signalosome complex subunit 9, which translates into the protein MKPAVDEMFPEGAGPYVDLDEAGGSSGLLMDLAANEKAVHSDFFNDFEDLFDDDDLQ